The proteins below are encoded in one region of Campylobacter helveticus:
- the grpE gene encoding nucleotide exchange factor GrpE yields the protein MSEEEKVEEQTEEKLKNEVEKTEEKDFEAEYNALKDQYLRANAEFENIKKRLEKEKLNAMAYANESFAKDLLDVLDALEAAIKVEASDEVSLKIKEGVQNTLDLFLKKLEKHGVKEIESACEFDPNLHEAMFHIESAEHQSGAVVQVLQKGYKLGERVIRPTKVSVAK from the coding sequence GTGAGCGAAGAGGAAAAAGTAGAAGAGCAGACCGAAGAAAAGCTCAAAAATGAAGTAGAAAAAACAGAGGAAAAAGATTTTGAAGCAGAGTATAACGCTTTAAAAGACCAGTATTTAAGAGCAAATGCAGAATTTGAGAACATCAAAAAGCGTCTTGAAAAAGAAAAATTAAACGCTATGGCTTACGCTAATGAAAGCTTTGCGAAAGATTTGCTAGATGTTTTAGATGCTCTTGAAGCGGCGATTAAGGTTGAAGCAAGTGATGAAGTGAGTTTAAAAATTAAAGAAGGAGTGCAAAATACTTTAGATTTATTTTTGAAAAAGCTTGAAAAGCACGGAGTTAAAGAGATAGAGTCGGCTTGTGAATTTGACCCAAATTTACACGAAGCTATGTTTCATATAGAAAGTGCCGAACATCAAAGCGGAGCTGTGGTGCAGGTGCTTCAAAAGGGTTATAAACTTGGTGAAAGAGTAATACGCCCTACAAAAGTTAGTGTTGCAAAATAA
- the dnaK gene encoding molecular chaperone DnaK produces MAKVIGIDLGTTNSCVAVYERGESKVIPNKEGKNTTPSVVAFTDKGEVLVGDSAKRQAVTNPEKTIYSIKRIMGLMINEDAAKEAKNRLPYHITERNGACAIEIAGKIYTPQEISAKVLMKLKEDAEAFLGEAVVDAVITVPAYFNDAQRKATKEAGTIAGLNVLRIINEPTSAALAYGLDKKDSEKIVVYDLGGGTFDVTVLETGDNVVEVLATGGNAFLGGDDFDNKLIDFLAEEFKSENGIDLKNDVMALQRLKEAAENAKKELSSANETEINLPFITADASGPKHLVKKITRAKFESMIEKLVSETITKINEVVSDAGLKKDEIKEIVMVGGSTRVPLVQDEVKKAFGKDLNKSVNPDEVVAIGAAIQGAVIKGDVKDVLLLDVTPLSLGIETLGGVMTKIIEKGTTIPTKKEQVFSTAEDNQNAVTINVLQGEREFSRDNKSLGNFNLEGIPPAPRGMPQIEVTFDIDANGILTVSAKDKATGKAQEIKITGSSGLSEEEINNMVKDAELHKEEDKKRKEAVEMRNQADSLAHQVEKSLNELGEKVAEEDKANIQKALDDLRETLKNENASKEEIESKMKALSEVSHKLAENMYKKDEGADTKKKDDDVIDAEVE; encoded by the coding sequence ATGGCAAAAGTTATAGGTATAGATTTAGGAACGACAAATTCTTGTGTCGCTGTGTATGAGAGAGGGGAAAGTAAAGTTATCCCTAATAAAGAGGGCAAAAACACAACCCCTTCTGTAGTCGCCTTTACCGATAAGGGCGAGGTTTTAGTGGGTGATAGTGCTAAACGCCAAGCCGTAACAAACCCTGAAAAAACCATCTATTCTATCAAAAGAATTATGGGTTTAATGATAAATGAGGACGCAGCTAAAGAAGCAAAAAATCGCTTACCTTATCACATTACCGAAAGAAATGGGGCGTGCGCGATTGAAATCGCTGGTAAAATTTACACTCCGCAAGAAATTTCAGCTAAGGTTTTGATGAAGCTTAAAGAAGATGCAGAAGCCTTTTTAGGTGAAGCGGTGGTGGATGCGGTCATTACCGTGCCTGCGTATTTTAATGATGCTCAAAGAAAGGCGACAAAAGAGGCAGGAACGATAGCAGGGCTTAATGTGCTAAGGATTATCAACGAGCCTACTTCGGCAGCTTTAGCTTATGGGCTTGATAAAAAAGATAGTGAAAAGATTGTCGTGTATGATTTAGGTGGAGGGACTTTTGATGTTACCGTGCTTGAAACTGGGGATAATGTCGTAGAAGTTTTAGCTACAGGTGGTAATGCCTTTTTAGGGGGCGATGATTTTGATAATAAGCTCATCGACTTTTTAGCCGAGGAATTTAAAAGCGAAAATGGCATTGATTTAAAAAATGATGTGATGGCTTTACAAAGGCTTAAAGAAGCGGCAGAAAATGCGAAAAAAGAACTAAGCTCGGCTAATGAAACAGAGATAAACTTACCTTTCATCACAGCAGACGCCTCAGGTCCTAAGCATTTAGTGAAAAAAATCACAAGAGCTAAATTTGAAAGTATGATAGAAAAACTCGTTAGCGAAACCATCACTAAAATTAATGAAGTCGTTAGCGATGCAGGGCTTAAAAAAGATGAAATCAAAGAAATCGTTATGGTCGGTGGCTCTACGCGTGTGCCTTTGGTGCAAGATGAAGTGAAAAAAGCTTTTGGTAAAGATTTAAATAAATCAGTCAATCCTGATGAAGTTGTGGCAATAGGAGCAGCAATTCAAGGTGCGGTTATTAAAGGCGATGTTAAAGATGTGCTTTTGCTTGATGTAACCCCGCTTTCACTAGGCATTGAAACACTTGGCGGTGTGATGACTAAAATCATAGAAAAAGGCACAACCATACCAACCAAAAAAGAGCAAGTTTTCTCAACTGCAGAAGACAATCAAAACGCCGTTACCATCAATGTCTTGCAAGGTGAGAGGGAATTTAGCCGCGATAATAAATCGCTAGGAAATTTCAATCTTGAAGGAATTCCACCAGCCCCAAGAGGTATGCCTCAAATCGAAGTTACCTTTGACATTGACGCAAATGGAATTTTAACCGTTTCGGCAAAAGATAAGGCTACAGGTAAGGCGCAAGAAATTAAAATCACAGGCTCAAGTGGTTTAAGTGAAGAAGAAATTAATAATATGGTTAAAGACGCCGAACTTCACAAAGAAGAGGATAAAAAACGCAAAGAAGCGGTAGAAATGAGAAATCAAGCTGATTCTTTAGCACATCAAGTAGAAAAATCCCTTAATGAACTTGGCGAAAAAGTGGCGGAGGAAGATAAAGCTAATATCCAAAAAGCTCTTGATGATTTACGCGAGACGCTTAAAAATGAAAATGCAAGTAAAGAGGAAATTGAAAGCAAGATGAAAGCTTTAAGCGAAGTCTCTCATAAATTAGCCGAAAATATGTATAAAAAAGATGAGGGTGCAGATACAAAGAAAAAAGATGATGATGTCATCGACGCTGAAGTTGAATAA
- a CDS encoding CheB methylesterase domain-containing protein translates to MKLLLIGSSTGGPNQLKFLLKDLNIKNTCVVIAQHMSSNYLSSFVNKFNEESVSEVCLLEDKELLENKIYICKKNTILTGNLSLVALWQDVESAFKPSVDLLFRSAVNLAKTNKILAVVLTGMGDDGAKGLLELYKAGVRCLCENETDSIVYGMPKRAKDLNPHLRPMSLKEIKGEIKHFIEEE, encoded by the coding sequence ATGAAACTTCTTCTTATAGGTTCTTCGACAGGGGGACCAAATCAACTTAAGTTTTTACTAAAAGATTTAAACATCAAAAACACTTGCGTCGTAATCGCTCAACATATGAGTAGCAATTACCTATCCTCTTTTGTCAATAAATTTAACGAAGAAAGTGTCAGTGAAGTTTGTTTGCTTGAAGACAAGGAACTTTTGGAGAATAAAATTTACATTTGTAAAAAAAATACTATCCTTACAGGAAATCTCTCCCTAGTCGCTTTATGGCAAGATGTTGAAAGCGCCTTTAAACCCAGTGTTGATTTGCTCTTCCGCTCAGCCGTAAATTTAGCCAAAACTAATAAAATTCTAGCCGTTGTATTAACAGGAATGGGAGATGATGGAGCCAAAGGACTACTCGAGCTTTATAAAGCCGGAGTAAGGTGTCTATGCGAAAATGAAACAGATAGTATCGTTTATGGTATGCCAAAAAGGGCAAAAGATTTAAACCCGCACTTAAGACCGATGAGCCTAAAAGAAATAAAAGGCGAAATAAAGCACTTCATAGAGGAAGAGTAA
- a CDS encoding CheR family methyltransferase, giving the protein MHKKETIHFNDTELNEFIKIINELCGMDMQDKKAVLSLKLPSFLHSTNIKNFAEFLAKIKVNKNLRQETLDFVTIGETYFHRELTQLKDIVFYIKSLDKRTSILSVPCSSGEEVYSMAMLGAQHCIKDMYIVGVDINSKVIEKAKLGKYQGRTLQNLSEHEKRKFFKEEDGVYTINKNELCPCKFNLCNVFDNSFMTLGKFDIIMSRNMIIYFDYDSKLKLLERFANLLNDGGRLYVGSADLIPENIYFKKVFSTRGTYYEKI; this is encoded by the coding sequence ATGCACAAAAAAGAAACAATCCACTTTAACGACACAGAGCTTAATGAATTTATTAAAATCATTAACGAGCTTTGTGGTATGGATATGCAAGATAAAAAGGCTGTTTTATCACTAAAACTTCCTAGTTTTCTTCACTCTACAAATATTAAAAATTTTGCTGAATTTTTAGCAAAAATAAAGGTCAATAAAAATCTAAGACAAGAAACTTTAGATTTTGTAACCATAGGGGAAACATATTTTCACAGGGAATTAACTCAACTTAAAGATATTGTTTTTTATATCAAAAGTTTAGATAAAAGAACAAGTATTTTAAGTGTGCCTTGCAGTAGTGGGGAGGAAGTTTATTCTATGGCTATGCTTGGAGCGCAACACTGCATTAAGGATATGTATATTGTCGGTGTAGATATTAATTCCAAAGTGATAGAAAAAGCAAAGCTTGGAAAATATCAAGGCAGAACTTTACAAAATTTAAGCGAACACGAAAAAAGGAAATTTTTCAAAGAAGAAGACGGCGTTTATACGATTAATAAAAATGAATTGTGTCCCTGCAAATTTAACCTTTGCAATGTGTTTGATAATAGCTTTATGACGCTTGGGAAATTTGATATTATTATGTCAAGAAATATGATAATTTATTTTGATTACGACTCCAAACTAAAGCTTTTAGAACGCTTTGCAAATCTTTTAAATGATGGTGGTAGGCTTTATGTGGGGAGTGCTGATTTAATCCCAGAAAATATCTATTTTAAAAAAGTCTTTTCTACTCGTGGGACTTATTATGAAAAAATTTAG
- a CDS encoding amino acid ABC transporter ATP-binding protein, producing MIELRNVNKYYGKHHVLKNINLTIKEGEKLVIIGPSGSGKSTTIRCMNGLEEVSSGEVIVNNLVLTHKNKTEICRKYCAMVFQHFNLYPHMSVLENLTLAPMKLQKKSRKEAEETAYHYLKVVGLVDKAKVYPATLSGGQQQRVAIARSLCTKKPYILFDEPTSALDPETIQEVLDVMKEISHQSNTTMVVVTHEMGFAREVADRIIFMEDGAIVEENIPEEFFKNPKTERAKLFLGKILQH from the coding sequence TTGATTGAATTAAGAAATGTTAATAAATATTATGGCAAACATCATGTTTTAAAAAATATCAATCTTACCATAAAAGAAGGTGAAAAGCTTGTCATCATAGGACCAAGTGGTAGCGGTAAAAGCACCACGATACGCTGTATGAACGGACTTGAAGAGGTAAGCTCTGGCGAAGTCATTGTTAATAATCTCGTTTTAACGCACAAAAATAAAACTGAGATTTGCAGAAAATATTGTGCTATGGTTTTTCAGCATTTTAATCTCTACCCCCATATGAGCGTTTTAGAAAATTTAACCCTTGCTCCGATGAAATTGCAAAAAAAGAGCAGAAAAGAAGCGGAGGAAACAGCATATCATTATCTTAAAGTAGTAGGACTTGTCGATAAGGCTAAAGTTTATCCTGCCACACTTTCAGGGGGGCAACAGCAAAGAGTTGCCATAGCAAGAAGTCTTTGCACGAAAAAGCCTTACATTTTGTTTGATGAACCAACCTCAGCACTTGATCCTGAAACCATACAAGAAGTTTTAGATGTGATGAAAGAAATTTCTCATCAAAGTAACACAACTATGGTTGTAGTAACCCACGAAATGGGCTTTGCAAGAGAAGTCGCTGATAGAATTATTTTTATGGAAGATGGGGCTATAGTTGAGGAAAATATCCCTGAGGAATTTTTCAAAAATCCTAAAACAGAAAGAGCCAAACTCTTTCTAGGTAAAATTTTACAACACTAA
- a CDS encoding transporter substrate-binding domain-containing protein, translated as MVLKNSLLKLAALALGASLAFTSANAGKIEDIKAKGTLVVGVKNDVPHYALLDQKTGEIKGFEVDVAKMLAKEILGDENKIKLVAVNAKTRGPLLDNGTLDVVIATFTITPERKKIYNFSEPYYQDAIGLLVLKEKGYKSLADMKGAKIGVAQAATTKRVIGEAAKKAGVSVSFSEFPDYPSIKAALDAKRVDVFSVDKSILLGYVDENSEILPDSFEPQDYGIVSKKDDKEFAALINDFVGKNKANIDELAKKWGL; from the coding sequence ATGGTTTTAAAAAATTCTTTACTTAAGTTGGCAGCACTTGCCTTAGGAGCTTCACTTGCTTTCACTTCAGCAAATGCTGGAAAGATAGAAGACATTAAAGCGAAAGGAACGCTTGTTGTAGGTGTGAAAAACGATGTGCCACATTACGCTTTGCTTGACCAAAAAACAGGTGAAATTAAAGGCTTTGAAGTCGATGTAGCTAAGATGTTGGCTAAGGAAATTCTAGGCGATGAAAACAAAATCAAACTTGTAGCCGTTAATGCTAAAACAAGGGGTCCTTTACTAGATAATGGCACATTAGATGTAGTTATCGCTACTTTTACCATTACGCCTGAAAGAAAGAAAATTTACAATTTTTCAGAGCCTTACTACCAAGATGCTATAGGTTTGTTAGTCTTAAAAGAAAAAGGCTATAAGTCTTTGGCTGATATGAAAGGTGCTAAAATAGGCGTAGCACAGGCAGCTACAACTAAAAGAGTTATAGGAGAAGCCGCAAAAAAAGCGGGTGTGAGCGTGAGCTTTAGCGAATTTCCTGATTATCCAAGCATAAAAGCAGCTCTTGATGCCAAAAGAGTCGATGTTTTCTCTGTGGATAAGTCTATTTTGCTAGGCTATGTAGATGAAAATAGCGAAATTTTACCAGATTCTTTCGAGCCACAAGATTATGGTATCGTTAGCAAAAAAGATGATAAAGAATTTGCTGCCCTCATCAATGATTTTGTGGGTAAAAATAAAGCAAACATAGACGAATTAGCGAAAAAATGGGGCTTATAA
- a CDS encoding amino acid ABC transporter permease, translating to MNESVGFVAWLREFFNSLGLYDEESVSPFALWKFLDTLEQSQTFIDGFVYTLQISILALFIAVVFGTIGGVMATSKIVALRAYTRIYVEIFQNTPLVIQIFFLYYGLPHLGINLDIFTIGVLGIGAYHGAYVSEVVRSGILAVPKGQFEASASQGFTYTQQMRYIIVPQTIKIILPPMSNQMINLIKNTSVLLIVGGVELMSTADSYAADYGNYAPAYIFAAFLYFIVCYPLAYFAKFYEEKLKKAHLAR from the coding sequence ATGAATGAAAGTGTAGGCTTTGTAGCTTGGTTAAGGGAGTTTTTTAACTCCCTTGGACTTTATGATGAGGAAAGCGTAAGTCCCTTTGCCTTATGGAAATTTCTAGATACCCTAGAACAATCGCAAACCTTTATAGATGGCTTTGTCTATACGCTACAAATTAGTATTTTAGCCTTATTTATCGCTGTAGTCTTTGGCACTATAGGCGGTGTGATGGCAACGAGCAAAATAGTCGCGCTTAGAGCTTACACTCGAATTTATGTCGAAATTTTTCAAAATACTCCCTTAGTTATACAAATTTTCTTTTTGTATTATGGTTTGCCACACTTAGGAATTAATTTAGACATTTTTACCATAGGTGTTTTAGGCATAGGTGCTTATCACGGTGCGTATGTGAGTGAAGTCGTAAGAAGTGGAATTTTAGCCGTGCCAAAAGGACAATTTGAAGCCTCTGCTTCGCAAGGTTTTACTTACACCCAACAAATGCGTTACATCATAGTTCCGCAGACTATAAAAATTATCCTACCCCCTATGAGCAATCAAATGATAAATCTTATCAAAAACACTTCCGTGCTTTTGATTGTTGGTGGAGTGGAACTTATGAGCACAGCAGATAGCTATGCCGCAGACTATGGAAATTACGCTCCTGCTTATATTTTCGCTGCGTTTTTGTATTTTATCGTATGCTATCCTTTGGCGTATTTTGCAAAATTTTATGAAGAAAAGCTTAAAAAAGCTCATCTAGCGAGGTAA
- a CDS encoding amino acid ABC transporter permease produces the protein MNEVFNAQNVNFLLQGLTLTLKIAFATCVISILFGTFLAITKNYGDRFSRFLASAYIDIFRNTPLLLWMLAACFVLPVFFGQFPQAFWGTIGFSLYTSSVMAEIIRGGLNSIPKGQFEAAYSQGFGKFFTLFYIILPQTFRRVVPSMLSQIITTIKDTAYLAGLGIAELTYKSKTILANLKSFEEILAVIGFVAGIYFIICFSLSMLVRYYAKKTAYAH, from the coding sequence ATGAATGAAGTTTTTAATGCTCAAAATGTAAATTTTTTACTACAAGGCTTAACTCTCACACTTAAAATTGCCTTTGCGACTTGTGTGATTTCTATACTTTTTGGCACTTTTTTAGCTATCACAAAAAATTATGGCGATCGTTTTAGTCGCTTTTTGGCAAGTGCCTATATTGACATTTTTAGAAATACCCCTCTTTTACTTTGGATGCTTGCAGCCTGTTTTGTTTTGCCCGTATTTTTTGGACAATTTCCTCAAGCCTTTTGGGGGACCATAGGCTTTTCACTCTACACAAGCTCCGTTATGGCTGAGATTATCCGTGGGGGCTTAAATTCTATACCAAAAGGGCAGTTTGAAGCGGCTTATTCTCAAGGATTTGGTAAATTTTTCACACTTTTTTATATCATCTTACCTCAAACCTTTAGAAGAGTTGTCCCCTCAATGCTCTCGCAAATTATCACAACCATTAAGGATACAGCTTATTTAGCTGGACTTGGTATAGCAGAGCTAACCTACAAATCCAAAACCATCTTAGCTAATCTTAAGAGCTTTGAAGAAATTCTAGCAGTCATTGGCTTTGTGGCAGGAATTTATTTTATCATTTGTTTTTCCCTATCTATGCTTGTGCGTTACTATGCGAAAAAAACTGCTTATGCCCATTAA
- a CDS encoding ribose-phosphate pyrophosphokinase: protein MRGYKIFSGSANLEFAKQISKYLSLPLSNAGVKRFSDGEISVQIDESVRGKDVFIIQSTCAPANDNLMELLILTDALRRSSANSITAIIPYFGYARQDRKANPRVPISAKLVADLIEAAGIDRVATIDLHAGQIQGFFNIPVDNLYGSIVFNDYIKSKHFENAIVGSPDIGGIARARSVAKKLGLDIIIVDKRRERANESEVVNIIGDVNGKDVVLVDDIIDTAGTIVKAAKALKEKGAKSVMACCTHAVLSGEAYERIAKGDLDELVITDTIPLKKEHEKIKVLSVAPIFAEVIRRVYHNESVNSLFI, encoded by the coding sequence ATGCGTGGTTATAAAATTTTTTCAGGTTCGGCTAATTTGGAATTTGCAAAACAAATTTCTAAATATCTATCTCTACCTTTAAGTAATGCGGGTGTAAAGCGTTTTAGCGATGGTGAAATTAGTGTGCAAATCGATGAAAGTGTGCGTGGAAAAGATGTTTTCATCATACAAAGCACCTGTGCACCTGCTAATGATAATTTAATGGAGCTTCTCATCTTAACAGATGCCTTGCGTCGCTCAAGTGCAAATTCTATCACGGCTATCATTCCTTACTTTGGCTATGCAAGACAAGATAGAAAGGCAAATCCTAGAGTGCCTATCAGTGCCAAGTTGGTTGCAGATTTAATCGAAGCTGCTGGTATCGATAGGGTTGCGACAATTGATTTACACGCTGGACAAATTCAAGGTTTTTTCAATATCCCCGTTGATAATCTCTATGGAAGTATTGTTTTTAACGATTATATCAAATCCAAACATTTTGAAAATGCCATAGTTGGAAGCCCTGACATAGGGGGGATTGCAAGAGCTAGAAGTGTGGCTAAAAAACTAGGACTTGACATCATCATCGTTGATAAAAGAAGAGAAAGAGCAAATGAAAGTGAAGTGGTGAATATCATAGGTGATGTTAATGGTAAAGATGTTGTTTTAGTCGATGATATTATTGATACAGCTGGCACCATAGTAAAAGCAGCAAAAGCCCTCAAGGAAAAAGGGGCAAAATCTGTTATGGCGTGTTGCACTCACGCCGTTTTAAGCGGTGAAGCTTATGAAAGGATTGCTAAGGGTGATTTAGATGAGCTTGTCATCACAGATACAATTCCGCTAAAAAAAGAACACGAAAAAATTAAAGTTTTAAGTGTAGCTCCAATTTTTGCAGAGGTTATACGCCGTGTTTATCATAATGAAAGCGTAAATTCTTTATTTATTTAA
- a CDS encoding NAD+ synthase — MDCEKILFKIQHFIQEKIANSNANGVILGLSGGIDSALVATLCKKALKDGTFALLMPTKHSSKTNLQDALKLCETLNLNYKIINIDDILQAFLKEFEGADKIRTGNCTARIRMNLLYDYSALKNYLVVGTSNKSELMLGYGTIYGDLAYAFNPIGGLYKSEIYTLAKYLNLDEVFLKKVPSADLWENQSDEEDLGFSYALIDEGLKALEKNDEATIAKLNPDLILMLQQRIKKNAFKREMPQILRLDEFL, encoded by the coding sequence ATGGATTGCGAAAAAATTCTATTTAAAATTCAGCATTTTATACAAGAAAAGATTGCAAATTCTAATGCAAATGGCGTTATTTTGGGACTTAGCGGAGGAATTGACTCCGCCTTAGTGGCAACTTTATGCAAAAAGGCATTAAAAGATGGGACATTTGCTCTTTTAATGCCAACAAAACATTCCAGTAAAACAAACTTGCAAGACGCTCTAAAACTTTGTGAAACGCTTAATTTAAATTATAAAATCATAAACATAGACGACATTTTACAAGCCTTTTTAAAAGAATTTGAGGGGGCTGATAAAATTCGCACAGGCAACTGCACCGCAAGAATTAGAATGAATTTGCTCTATGATTATTCCGCCCTTAAAAATTATCTTGTCGTTGGCACTTCAAATAAAAGCGAATTGATGTTAGGATATGGCACTATTTATGGAGATTTAGCTTATGCTTTCAATCCCATAGGAGGACTTTACAAGAGTGAAATTTACACCCTTGCAAAATATCTTAATTTAGATGAAGTTTTTTTAAAAAAAGTCCCATCGGCTGATTTATGGGAAAATCAAAGCGATGAAGAAGACTTAGGATTTTCTTACGCCCTAATCGATGAGGGCTTAAAAGCTCTAGAAAAAAACGATGAAGCAACAATAGCCAAACTCAACCCAGACCTCATCTTAATGCTACAACAACGCATTAAGAAAAATGCTTTTAAAAGAGAAATGCCTCAAATTTTACGCTTAGATGAGTTTTTATGA
- a CDS encoding tetraacyldisaccharide 4'-kinase — MTWLERYFFNPSFFQKCLAFALLPLSFLYTLVAILNTKLRSKIDFKVPIISVGNLSFGGNGKTPLCKAISREFEGVFVVLRGYKRQSKGLILVKHQNQILCEVDKSGDEAMEYAFCKSVEGVIVSEDRIKGIKEALKLGAKLILLDDAFSKFHIKKFDILLEGKPLPYFNFTLPSGAYRLPLYFKKKADFIAKEGEDFYRHSFVKENVKAILVTAIAKPYRLNEHFDKVRACYFFNDHYSFKKEELENLLKKHHCHTLMLTFKDYVKIKNFGFKCEIIELNVELSEKFKKLLKAYVRSFDALS, encoded by the coding sequence ATGACTTGGCTTGAGCGTTATTTTTTTAACCCATCTTTTTTTCAAAAATGCCTAGCTTTCGCACTTCTACCCTTAAGTTTTCTCTATACTCTTGTAGCGATTTTAAACACAAAATTACGCTCTAAAATCGATTTTAAAGTGCCAATCATTAGCGTAGGAAATTTAAGCTTTGGTGGCAATGGAAAAACTCCACTTTGTAAAGCGATTTCAAGAGAATTTGAAGGTGTTTTTGTCGTGCTTAGAGGCTACAAAAGACAAAGCAAAGGCTTAATCCTTGTCAAGCATCAAAATCAAATTCTTTGCGAAGTGGATAAAAGTGGCGATGAAGCTATGGAATACGCGTTTTGCAAAAGTGTAGAGGGCGTGATAGTAAGCGAAGATAGGATTAAGGGCATAAAGGAAGCGTTAAAACTTGGAGCAAAGCTTATTTTGCTTGATGATGCTTTTTCTAAATTTCACATTAAAAAATTTGACATCTTACTCGAGGGCAAACCTCTTCCTTATTTTAATTTCACTCTACCAAGTGGGGCTTACAGACTGCCGCTTTATTTTAAAAAAAAAGCCGATTTTATCGCTAAAGAGGGAGAAGATTTTTATCGCCACTCTTTTGTAAAAGAAAATGTTAAAGCTATCTTAGTTACAGCAATCGCCAAACCATACCGCCTCAACGAACATTTTGATAAAGTAAGGGCTTGCTATTTTTTTAACGACCATTATAGCTTTAAAAAAGAAGAACTTGAAAATTTACTCAAAAAACATCATTGCCATACTTTAATGCTAACTTTTAAAGACTATGTAAAAATAAAAAATTTTGGTTTTAAGTGTGAAATTATAGAACTAAATGTAGAATTAAGCGAAAAATTTAAAAAACTTTTAAAAGCTTATGTGAGGAGTTTTGATGCACTTAGTTGA
- the thrC gene encoding threonine synthase: MHLVESQNANFSVDFKEALINPNTPQGGLYTPAFLPKFDGYACKNLSYKEFALELIKSFKFGYEETFKKALKSYDKFDDKNCPIVLQKINEKLYINELYHGPTRAFKDMALQPFGVLLSEFCKDKKILILCATSGDTGPATLKSFENNPNIKVACMYPKNGTSLVQALQMRTMKAENLRVFAINGDFDEAQKTLKNLLSKEDFKNKLKNYELCAANSVNFGRILFQIIYHYYAAVQIGKKLDIIVPSGNFGNALGAYFAKKMGAKIDKIKIASNENKILSEFFNEGVYDLRDKKLIKTISPAMDILISSNVERLLFDKFKDKRTKELIHQLKNQKYFKLNQNELESLREDFEADYCTDEECVKFIKNSKILIDPHTATCFKLFNENKIQIISSTAEWSKFTPSMMKALFQKECINEKEDIKRIAKEFKVELKPEILELFDKQDESVESIESEEVENKILEWINQ; this comes from the coding sequence ATGCACTTAGTTGAAAGTCAAAATGCGAATTTTAGCGTGGATTTTAAAGAAGCTTTAATCAATCCCAACACCCCACAAGGTGGGCTTTACACCCCTGCTTTTTTGCCTAAATTTGACGGCTACGCTTGTAAGAATTTATCGTATAAAGAATTTGCATTAGAACTTATCAAAAGTTTTAAATTTGGTTACGAAGAGACATTTAAAAAAGCTCTAAAAAGCTATGATAAATTTGATGATAAAAATTGCCCCATTGTTTTACAAAAAATCAATGAAAAACTTTATATCAACGAGCTTTATCACGGACCAACAAGAGCCTTTAAAGATATGGCTTTGCAGCCTTTTGGAGTGCTTCTTAGTGAATTTTGCAAAGATAAAAAAATCTTAATTCTTTGTGCAACAAGTGGCGACACAGGACCTGCGACCTTAAAAAGCTTTGAAAATAACCCAAACATTAAAGTTGCTTGTATGTATCCTAAAAATGGCACAAGTTTAGTTCAAGCCTTGCAAATGAGAACAATGAAAGCTGAAAATTTAAGGGTTTTTGCCATTAATGGAGATTTTGACGAAGCACAAAAAACACTTAAAAATTTACTCTCAAAAGAAGATTTTAAAAATAAACTTAAAAATTATGAACTTTGTGCGGCAAATTCTGTCAATTTTGGACGCATTTTGTTTCAAATCATTTACCACTACTACGCCGCTGTTCAAATTGGTAAAAAGCTTGATATAATCGTGCCTAGTGGAAATTTTGGTAATGCTTTAGGAGCTTATTTTGCAAAGAAAATGGGTGCTAAAATTGATAAAATTAAAATCGCTTCTAATGAAAACAAAATTTTAAGCGAATTTTTTAACGAAGGCGTGTATGATTTAAGAGATAAAAAGCTTATAAAGACAATTTCTCCAGCTATGGATATATTAATTTCTTCCAATGTTGAACGCTTACTTTTTGATAAATTTAAAGACAAAAGAACCAAAGAATTAATTCATCAACTCAAAAATCAAAAATATTTTAAACTCAATCAAAACGAGCTTGAAAGCTTAAGGGAAGATTTTGAGGCGGATTATTGCACAGATGAAGAATGTGTCAAATTTATCAAAAACTCAAAAATCCTCATCGACCCACATACGGCAACCTGTTTTAAACTTTTCAATGAAAACAAAATACAAATCATAAGCTCAACTGCCGAATGGAGCAAATTCACTCCAAGTATGATGAAAGCACTTTTTCAAAAAGAATGTATCAACGAAAAAGAAGATATCAAACGCATCGCTAAGGAATTTAAAGTGGAGTTAAAACCAGAAATTTTGGAACTTTTTGACAAGCAAGACGAAAGTGTTGAAAGTATTGAAAGTGAAGAAGTGGAAAATAAAATTTTAGAATGGATAAATCAATGA